A single region of the Gossypium arboreum isolate Shixiya-1 chromosome 12, ASM2569848v2, whole genome shotgun sequence genome encodes:
- the LOC108479614 gene encoding plastidial pyruvate kinase 2 has protein sequence MAQVVATRSIHGSFLSQGTGSVQERAVKLKPASFGSKVLAHDGKKNKRVLLGKNSRITARRAVRAEPEVIPVSPEDVPEMEEQYEQLRGIQQVGDTSVAMWSKPVVRRKTKIVCTIGPSTNTREMIWKLAETGMNVARLNMSHGDHASHQKVIDLVKEYNAQSKDNTIAIMLDTKGPEVRSGDLPQPVTLTTGQEFTFTIRRGVGTPDCVSVNYDDFVNDVEVGDMLLVDGGMMSLVVKSKTEDSVKCEVVDGGELKSRRHLNVRGKSATLPSITEKDWDDIKFGVDNKVDFYAVSFVKDAQVVHELKNYLQSCDADIHVIVKIESADSIPNLHSIITASDGAMVARGDLGAELPIEEVPLLQEEIIRTCRSMGKAVIVATNMLESMIVHPTPTRAEVSDIAIAVREGADAVMLSGETAHGKFPLKAVKVMHTVALRTEATISGGEMPPNLGQAFKNHMSEMFAYHATMMSNTLGISTVVFTRTGFMAILLSHYRPSGTIFAFTNEKRIQQRLALYQGVCPIYMEFSDDAEETFKNALELLQKQGMVKKGEEVALVQSGRQPIWRFQSTHNIQVCKV, from the exons ATGGCTCAAGTGGTGGCCACTAGATCGATCCACGGCTCATTCTTGAGCCAGGGCACTGGATCCGTTCAAGAGCGAGCTGTCAAGCTTAAGCCTGCGAGCTTCGGTTCTAAAGTGCTGGCACATGACGGGAAGAAGAACAAGAGAGTCTTGCTCGGGAAGAACTCTCGGATTACCGCTAGGAGAGCCGTACGCGCCGAACCTGAAGTTATTCCCGTATCGCCGGAGGATGTGCCTGAG ATGGAGGAGCAATATGAGCAATTAAGGGGGATTCAGCAAGTAGGTGACACATCGGTGGCTATGTGGTCCAAACCTGTTGTTAGACGTAAAACGAAGATTGTttgcactattggtccttcaacaaACACAAGAGAAATGATATGGAAATTGGCCGAGACTGGAATGAATGTTGCTCGTTTGAATATGTCTCATGGAGACCATGCATCTCATCAGAAAGTTATTGATTTAGTGAAGGAATATAATGCACAATCCAAAGACAACACCATTGCAATCATGCTTGACACCAAG GGTCCTGAGGTTAGGAGTGGCGACTTGCCTCAACCAGTTACATTAACAACTGGGCAGGAATTCACTTTTACAATTCGGAGAGGGGTTGGGACACCTGATTGTGTCAGTGTCAACTATGATGATTTTGTTAATGATGTAGAAGTGGGTGACATGCTTCTTGTTGATG GTGGTATGATGTCATTAGTGGTGAAGTCTAAGACAGAGGATTCAGTGAAGTGTGAAGTAGTTGATGGTGGTGAGCTCAAGTCTAGGAGGCATTTAAATGTCCGAGGAAAAAGTGCTACACTGCCTTCTATTACTG AAAAGGACTGGGATGACATAAAATTTGGAGTAGACAACAAAGTTGACTTTTATGCTGTTTCGTTTGTTAAAGATGCTCAGGTTGTTCATGAGTTGAAGAATTATCTGCAGA GTTGTGATGCTGACATTCATGTTATCGTTAAAATTGAAAGTGCAGACTCTATTCCAAATTTGCATTCAATTATAACAGCATCGGATGGG GCAATGGTTGCAAGAGGAGATCTTGGTGCAGAGCTTCCTATCGAGGAGGTTCCTTTGTTGCAG GAAGAGATAATTAGAACATGTCGAAGCATGGGGAAAGCTGTTATTGTGGCAACCAATATGCTTGAAAGCATGATTGTTCATCCAACACCAACTAGAGCAGAGGTATCTGACATTGCCATTGCTGTTCGAGAGGGTGCTGATGCTGTCATGCTTTCTGGAGAAACAGCTCATGGAAA GTTCCCATTGAAAGCTGTTAAAGTGATGCATACAGTTGCTCTACGAACTGAAGCAACCATATCTGGTGGTGAAATGCCACCAAATCTCGGTCAAGCTTTTAAG AACCATATGAGTGAGATGTTTGCATATCATGCAACTATGATGTCAAACACTCTTGGAATCTCCACTGTTGTCTTCACTAGAACTGGCTTCATGGCTATATTACTTAGCCATTATCGTCCTTCTGGCACTATTTTTGCCTTCACTAACGA GAAAAGGATACAACAAAGATTGGCTTTGTATCAAGGAGTATGCCCTATATACATGGAGTTCTCTGATGATGCCGAGGAAACCTTTAAGAATGCTTTAGAATTACTGCAG AAGCAAGGAATGGTGAAGAAGGGAGAAGAGGTGGCACTTGTTCAAAGTGGCAGACAGCCCATCTGGCGATTCCAGTCCACTCACAACATTCAGGTCTGCAAAGTGTAA
- the LOC108476698 gene encoding uncharacterized protein LOC108476698: MDMEGLSSICASLGILEEDETTKQMVYTKGEHCLDALKDLLRFLRRDDPETREVFKQVCRWNIVSKDLIPIIEHCQHDRNLVLNAVKVLVFLSMPIEPSSSDIPQQIEYLWNMKFSLTSSDAVAVIVSLLEGPLENLECELFTEDDWKLVQLVLTLFRNILAIQDISSLQKAGQFLSLRDRFLELLFRENVMDLIIVITQQIGGSRGYLRQDNLLLLDIFHYIFMGQDPELLVKAHLKRSEEGGDAKACIDDLKSIMEEEAKKRRVSRLQHTNRHSQFSGTFTRFTVGGSTVVVKGNPNYASQNTLLKSHSGHGISTGHGDLPLMRKNILALLHDFVNQFLSGGYNVLMKSVREDIEKEHHTVQKGDIIVFFKVAEFVTSFQYHKYLASKPSNGNAASEASADNCADDSFFQGDACGPIAASLNESMFQLVISRWRNAFEGLKETNDYKFLSAASSLLKNMIRMCDLVLKLFPEDSKEPLTARILLYKLFYDQTDQGMTQFILNQIKMFNSRKQPKSDLADLVEMMHVIMQLMENLQARGLLRVSRKSRKGKKKKAVSETVTKSKQFEDHAAAPDVDGFSVCERPAEYVGEQESPMKVASGLKEDTNTSPLVDGLETSETKMGSPGNVPQVDDNAPGHADDDLYRCTDDSSDDEQAAAVNEVDFKVSSLISAFANCSFIQNLCWLLKFYRSNSSNTNQYIIGLLRKITDDLELAPMLYQLSLLITFYDILEEQKLSPSEDHADIVVFITSLVRKMLKKMKHQPLLFIEILFWKTRRECHYINAEYLLHELGHLKKGNRNQDSVPGNTEVESSEVANEWVRRSIADALGEDEADVVIAHDIRHQNGENSLENESEMIYERKRRFVFNDDMEAKLKDLYEEFKDHPNCSRLIADSLDPSGGVLPAQVSNKLKQLGLKVAPKKRIRNDGRNFTSSSDQQGGGSTLNDSNNLEGSSQRQPLNTRKRVSAFSKDQEAMIKDLFEQFKDHKRCSYMIANALDADNKFTAAQVSRKLKQLGLYVPRQKKSKENMHLRDEELNDLSANEMHDSDNETLLSFKNRKKDNGGLFNQEFPGQNMEREALDDADDETLSSVFKKTRKLPSKSNNEKLAAVATGERYKISGAVVANDVTERDENNQFAEMDITFHNDSKEGTSEAVNPSPENIEMESADQQVEDELADSGDDAVTVEASIYRRRRRMVIDAEDDD, from the exons ATGGACATGGAGGGCTTATCAAGTATCTGTGCTAGTCTCGGCATCCTAGAAGAAGATGAAACAACGAAACAGATGGTCTACACAAAGGGGGAGCATTGTCTAG ATGCTTTGAAGGACTTACTGAGATTTTTAAGACGGGACGATCCAGAAACGCGAGAAGTATTTAAGCAAGTTTGTAGATGGAATATAGTTTCAAAGGACTTGATTCCGATCATTGAACATTGCCAACATGATCGGAATTTGGTGTTAAATGCTG TGAAAGTTTTAGTTTTTCTGTCAATGCCTATCGAGCCTTCCTCTAGTGATATCCCTCAACAGATAGAGTATCTTTGGAATATGAAGTTTTCTCTCACGAGCAGTGATGCTGTTGCTGTTATAGTTTCCCTTCTTGAAGGTCCACTTGAAAATTTGGAATG TGAATTGTTCACGGAGGATGACTGGAAATTGGTCCAGCTGGTGTTAACCTTGTTTCGCAACATTCTTGCCATCCAAGATATTTCATCTCTACAAAAGGCTGGCCAATTTTTATCACTGAGAGACAGATTTCTTGAACTTCTGTTCCGTGAGAATGTGATGGATTTAATTATTGTTATAACTCAGCAGATTGGTGGTTCTCGTGGCTATCTTCGTCAGGATAACTTGCTTTTGTTGGATATTTTCCATTACATATTTATGGGTCAAGACCCAGAGTTACTTGTTAAAGCTCATTTGAAGCGTTCTGAG GAGGGTGGAGATGCCAAGGCTTGCATTGATGATCTTAAGTCCATCATGGAAGAGGAAGCAAAGAAAAGAAGGGTTTCAAGACTCCAGCATACCAATCGTCATTCACAGTTCAGTGGAACTTTTACACGGTTCACTGTG GGTGGCTCTACAGTAGTGGTCAAGGGAAATCCTAATTATGCTTCTCAAAATACTCTGCTTAAATCTCATAGTGGCCATGGGATTTCAACAGGACATGGTGATCTACCTTTAATGAGGAAAAATATTCTTGCATTGCTTCATGATTTTGTGAACCAGTTCCTTTCTGGAGGCTACAATG TATTGATGAAATCTGTTCGTGAGGATATTGAGAAGGAACATCACACAGTTCAGAAGGGTGACATAATTGTTTTCTTTAAGGTTGCTGAGTTTGTTACTTCTTTTCAGTATCACAAGTATTTGGCCTCGAAG CCAAGTAACGGAAATGCTGCATCTGAAGCTTCTGCTGATAACTGTGCTGATGACTCATTTTTCCAAGGTGACGCATGTGGACCAATTGCAGCATCATTGAATGAATCAATGTTCCAACTTGTGATTTCAAGATGGCGTAATGCATTTGAAGGCTTGAAGGAAACTAATGATTACAAGTTTCTATCTGCAGCAAGTTCTCTTTTGAAAAATATG ATTCGAATGTGTGATTTAGTGCTTAAATTATTTCCAGAAGATTCTAAGGAGCCTCTGACAGCTCGCATCCTTCTTTACAAGCTATTTTATGATCAGACGGACCAAGGAATGACCCAGTTCATTCTGAATCAAATCAAAATGTTCAACTCTCGCAAGCAACCCAAAAG TGATCTTGCAGATTTGGTAGAAATGATGCATGTAATTATGCAACTCATGGAGAATCTTCAAGCACGTGGCTTATTAAGG GTTTCTAGAAAATCAAGGAAGGGAAAGAAGAAGAAAGCAGTGAGTGAAACTGTTACCAAAAGTAAACAGTTTGAAGACCATGCTGCTGCACCTGATGTGGATGGTTTCTCAGTTTGTGAACGACCAGCAGAATATGTGGGAGAACAGGAAAGCCCAATGAAGGTGGCATCTGGTCTGAAAGAAGATACTAATACTTCTCCATTGGTTGATGGGCTAGAAACGTCTGAGACAAAGATGGGAAGCCCTGGAAATGTGCCACAGGTTGATGATAATGCACCTGGGCATGCTGATGATGATCTTTATCGCTGTACTGATGATTCTTCTGACGATGAACAAGCAGCTGCCGTTAACGAAGTTGATTTTAAAGTTTCTAGTCTCATTTCAGCTTTTGCAAACTGCAGCTTTATCCAAAATTTGTGCTGGTTACTTAAATTTTATAGGAGCAATTCAAGTAATACAAATCAATACATTATAGGCTTGTTGCGGAAGATAACGGATGACCTTGAGCTTGCTCCAATGCTTTATCAG TTGTCACTCCTTATAACATTCTATGACATACTAGAAGAGCAGAAGTTGTCTCCAAGTGAGGACCATGCAGATATTGTTGTCTTTATTACTAGTTTGGTCAGAAAAATGCTAAAGAAAATGAAGCACCAGCCCCTTCTATTTATTGAAATTCTCTTTTGGAAGACACGGAGAGAATGCCATTACATCAATGCTGAATATTTATTACACGAGCTTGGCCATTTGAAGAAAGGAAACAGAAATCAGGATAGTGTTCCCGGAAATACAGAAGTTGAGTCCTCAGAGGTGGCCAATGAATGGGTTCGCAGAAGCATAGCAGATGCACTGGGCGAggatgaagctgatgttgtaatCGCTCATGACATCAGACATCAGAA TGGGGAAAACTCCTTGGAAAATGAATCTGAAATGATTTATGAAAGAAAGAGAAGGTTTGTTTTCAATGATGATATGGAGGCAAAACTCAAGGATCTCTATGAGGA GTTCAAAGATCATCCAAACTGTAGCCGTCTTATTGCGGATTCCCTAGATCCTTCTGGTGGAGTTTTGCCTGCTCAAGTTTCAAATAAGCTTAAACAGTTAGGACTTAAAGTTGCACCAAAGAAAAGGATAAGGAATGATGGTAGAAATTTCACTTCCAGTTCTGATCAACAAGGGGGTGGAAGCACTCTTAATGATTCAAATAATTTAGAAGGAAGTTCACAGAGGCAACCTCT GAACACCAGGAAAAGAGTCTCTGCCTTTAGCAAGGATCAGGAGGCAATGATTAAAGATCTATTTGAGCA ATTTAAAGACCATAAGAGATGTAGTTACATGATCGCAAATGCATTGGATGCTGATAATAAGTTTACTGCTGCCCAAGTTTCACGCAAACTCAAGCAACTCGGTTTATATGTTCCTAGGCAGAAAAAGTCTAAAGAGAATATGCATTTGAGGGATGAGGAATTAAATGATTTATCTGCAAATGAAATGCATGACTCGGACAATGAGACATTGCTATCATTTAAGAACAG AAAGAAGGACAATGGCGGATTGTTCAATCAAGAGTTTCCAGGACAGAACATGGAAAGAGAAGCATTAGATGACGCTGATGATGAAACTCTAAGCTCTGTTTTCAA GAAAACCAGAAAGCTTCCTTCGAAGTCAAATAATGAGAAGCTTGCTGCAGTAGCTACTGGGGAGAGGTACAAAATTTCTGGAGCTGTAGTTGCAAATGATGTAACTGAAAG ggATGAAAACAACCAGTTTGCTGAGATGgatatcacatttcacaatgaTAGCAAAGAAGGCACATCAGAAGCTGTAAATCCTTCACCTGAGAATATTGAGATGGAGTCGGCAGATCAGCAAGTAGAGGATGAGTTGGCTGATTCAGGAGATGATGCAGTGACTGTGGAAGCCTCCATCTATAGAAGGAGACGTAGAATGGTAATTGATGCTGAAGATGATGATTAG